The following proteins are encoded in a genomic region of Catellatospora sp. TT07R-123:
- a CDS encoding PLP-dependent aminotransferase family protein, whose product MSIEWANSVDLHLDLDAAGGRRQALEHALREAIRSGRLAPQTRLPSTRALAAGLHLARNTVAAAYEQLTAEGYLSARVGSGTEVAGAPARPAPAAAPAAPAAPRYDLRPGSPEVGTFPVDAWLRATRRALAAAPVSAYDYGDPRGRPELRAALAAYLGRARGVLADPEHMIICSGYVQALGLLARTLGGPIAMEDPGLPFHREVVRHHGADVLALPVDDLGARTDLLGRDGLAAARAAVLTPAHQYPLGVTLHPARRRAAVAWARAHDAIVIEDDYDGEFRYDRQPVGALQAMSPEQVVYIGTAAKTLGPALRLAWMVLPERLVGPLAAAKRLSDLHTESIGQLALADLIGTHDYDRHVRSCRLNYRRRRDLLIDRLGRHHRLHGIAAGMHALVGLPPDGPSEAEVVAGAAARGLAVGALGPHRHHPAEGAAPGLIIGYATPSRASYPAAVDILARTLHTL is encoded by the coding sequence GTGAGTATCGAGTGGGCCAATTCTGTCGACCTGCATCTGGACCTGGACGCTGCGGGCGGCCGCCGCCAGGCGCTGGAACACGCGCTGCGCGAGGCGATCCGGTCCGGGCGGCTCGCGCCGCAGACCCGGCTGCCGTCGACCCGGGCGCTGGCCGCCGGGCTGCACCTGGCCCGCAACACCGTCGCCGCCGCGTACGAGCAGCTCACCGCGGAGGGCTACCTCAGCGCCCGGGTCGGTTCCGGCACCGAGGTGGCCGGTGCGCCGGCGCGGCCCGCGCCCGCCGCCGCGCCCGCCGCACCCGCCGCGCCGCGCTACGACCTGCGCCCGGGCAGCCCGGAGGTGGGGACCTTCCCGGTCGACGCGTGGCTGCGGGCCACCCGCCGCGCCCTGGCCGCGGCTCCGGTGTCGGCGTACGACTACGGCGATCCGCGCGGCCGCCCCGAGCTGCGCGCCGCCCTGGCCGCCTACCTGGGACGCGCCCGGGGCGTGCTGGCGGACCCGGAGCACATGATCATCTGCTCCGGGTACGTCCAGGCTCTTGGGCTGCTCGCGCGCACGCTCGGCGGCCCGATCGCGATGGAGGACCCGGGCCTGCCGTTCCATCGCGAAGTGGTCCGCCACCACGGCGCGGACGTGCTCGCGCTGCCGGTCGACGACCTGGGCGCCCGCACCGACCTGCTGGGCCGTGACGGCCTCGCGGCGGCGCGGGCGGCGGTGCTGACCCCCGCGCACCAGTACCCGCTGGGGGTGACCCTGCACCCGGCCCGGCGCCGGGCCGCGGTCGCCTGGGCCCGGGCGCACGACGCGATCGTGATCGAGGACGACTATGACGGCGAGTTCCGCTACGACCGGCAGCCGGTCGGCGCACTCCAGGCGATGTCGCCGGAGCAGGTCGTCTACATCGGCACCGCGGCCAAGACCCTGGGCCCGGCACTGCGGCTGGCCTGGATGGTGCTGCCCGAGCGGCTGGTCGGACCGCTCGCGGCGGCCAAGCGGCTGTCCGACCTGCACACCGAGTCGATCGGCCAGCTGGCCCTCGCGGACCTGATCGGCACCCACGACTACGACCGGCACGTCCGCTCCTGCCGCCTGAACTACCGGCGCCGCCGGGACCTGCTGATCGACCGGCTCGGCCGGCATCACCGGCTGCACGGCATCGCCGCCGGGATGCACGCGCTCGTCGGCCTGCCCCCGGACGGCCCGAGTGAGGCCGAGGTGGTGGCGGGCGCCGCGGCGCGCGGCCTGGCGGTGGGAGCGCTGGGTCCGCACCGGCACCACCCGGCCGAGGGCGCCGCGCCGGGCCTGATCATCGGGTACGCCACACCGAGCCGGGCGAGCTATCCCGCGGCCGTCGACATCCTGGCCCGCACACTTCACACACTCTGA
- a CDS encoding carboxymuconolactone decarboxylase family protein: MTNTYLDIPVRVAVGKLAPHINKAMNALDTASREVSLEAGLLELVRARASQLNGCAYCVDTHSQDAVNGGEDPRRLYALPVWRETPFFTERERAALALTEAMTRLTEAPVGDDVVDTAAKHFGETELAELMWTITVINAWNRLGAAARPWPLS; encoded by the coding sequence ATGACGAACACCTACCTCGACATCCCGGTCCGCGTCGCCGTCGGGAAGCTCGCTCCGCACATCAACAAGGCCATGAACGCCCTCGACACCGCCTCCCGCGAGGTCAGCCTGGAGGCCGGGCTGCTGGAGCTGGTGCGGGCCCGCGCCTCGCAGCTCAACGGCTGCGCCTACTGCGTGGACACCCATTCGCAGGACGCCGTCAACGGCGGCGAGGACCCCCGCCGGCTGTACGCGCTGCCGGTGTGGCGGGAGACCCCGTTCTTCACCGAGCGCGAGCGCGCCGCCCTGGCGCTGACCGAGGCGATGACCAGGCTCACCGAGGCGCCGGTCGGCGACGACGTCGTCGACACGGCCGCGAAGCACTTCGGCGAGACGGAGCTGGCCGAACTCATGTGGACGATCACCGTGATCAACGCCTGGAACCGGCTCGGCGCCGCCGCCCGGCCCTGGCCGCTGTCGTGA
- a CDS encoding isocitrate lyase/phosphoenolpyruvate mutase family protein has protein sequence MKPHGRWSPAAAGGQTSDPAAAVNRHAATLRELHRPGTPLLLPNVWDCSSARAVVAAGLPAVATSSAAMADSLGYRDGEAAPVGLLLDAIARIAAAVGVPVTADLERGYRMTPAELVERLAATGAAGCNLEDSDPGTGELVDAGRQADLLAEVRAAAHDQGIDLVLNARIDTYLRPAGDPAALLDETVRRARRYHAAGADCVYPIGLSAPDAVAEVVAAAGAPVNILARSGGGLGGLAALGVARISFGPHLYRACRSHLEQQVADYLADVAPVHP, from the coding sequence GTGAAGCCGCACGGTCGCTGGTCTCCCGCCGCCGCGGGCGGGCAGACCAGCGACCCCGCGGCCGCGGTCAACCGGCACGCGGCCACCCTGCGTGAGCTGCACCGGCCCGGCACCCCGCTGCTGCTGCCGAACGTCTGGGACTGCTCGTCGGCGCGGGCGGTCGTCGCCGCCGGGCTGCCCGCCGTGGCCACCAGCAGCGCCGCGATGGCCGACAGCCTCGGCTACCGCGACGGTGAGGCGGCGCCGGTCGGGCTGCTGCTCGACGCGATCGCCCGCATCGCCGCCGCGGTGGGCGTCCCGGTCACCGCGGACCTGGAACGCGGCTACCGGATGACACCCGCCGAGCTGGTCGAACGGCTCGCCGCCACCGGTGCCGCCGGGTGCAACCTGGAGGACTCCGACCCCGGCACCGGCGAACTCGTCGACGCCGGGCGGCAGGCCGACCTGCTGGCCGAGGTACGCGCCGCCGCTCACGACCAGGGCATCGACCTGGTGCTCAACGCCCGCATCGACACGTACCTGCGCCCGGCGGGTGACCCGGCGGCGCTGCTGGACGAGACCGTCCGGCGGGCCCGCCGCTACCACGCCGCCGGGGCCGACTGCGTGTACCCGATCGGGCTGTCGGCACCGGACGCCGTCGCCGAGGTCGTCGCCGCGGCCGGGGCACCGGTCAACATCCTGGCCCGCAGCGGCGGCGGGCTGGGCGGGCTGGCCGCGCTCGGCGTCGCCCGCATCAGCTTCGGGCCGCACCTGTACCGCGCCTGCCGCAGCCACCTGGAGCAGCAGGTCGCCGACTACCTCGCGGACGTCGCACCCGTACACCCATGA
- a CDS encoding cupin domain-containing protein: MTDLATPARAGFHPADSIEGVTMGTGSTARFIAPGTATQGRFGLFEWVAAPRTGATDAHLHKTFSESFYVTSGELTLYDGAHWITARSGDFLHVPEGVAHGFRNDTDELASMLVLFAPAPPREAFFRELAEIGASGRTLSEEEWIEFWARHDQYQVKLG, from the coding sequence ATGACAGACCTCGCCACCCCGGCCCGAGCCGGGTTCCACCCCGCCGACAGCATCGAAGGCGTGACCATGGGCACGGGCAGCACCGCCCGGTTCATCGCCCCGGGCACCGCCACCCAGGGCAGGTTCGGCCTGTTCGAATGGGTCGCGGCGCCGCGCACCGGCGCCACCGACGCCCACCTGCACAAGACCTTCTCGGAGTCGTTCTACGTCACCTCCGGGGAGCTGACCCTCTATGACGGCGCGCACTGGATCACCGCGCGCAGCGGCGACTTCCTGCACGTACCCGAGGGCGTGGCGCACGGGTTCCGCAACGACACCGACGAGCTCGCGTCGATGCTGGTGCTGTTCGCACCGGCGCCGCCGCGCGAGGCGTTCTTCCGGGAGCTGGCCGAGATCGGGGCGTCCGGTCGCACTCTCAGCGAGGAGGAATGGATCGAGTTCTGGGCGCGGCACGACCAGTACCAGGTGAAGCTCGGCTGA
- a CDS encoding TIGR03089 family protein translates to MQGSGAAALAATDAVGRPLLVYRDEATGERIELSAAELADGVARTASLLRDGCGLTAGDRIAVLLPPHWQTAAVVLGAWSIGVAVSYRSWATAGLDDRGGTEPLDAVFAARDRVGSWLETVPEARHRYVLGLGARDAALAEVPDGYLDYAAEVGRFAAHTPAYRSIAGTDPATPDGTTFQEWARLAGGIAHWLELRPGDRLLVDTARHADPVSWLLAPLAARATPVIVANLGPDAVDRIVAAEGVTRVP, encoded by the coding sequence GTGCAGGGATCGGGCGCCGCCGCCCTGGCCGCCACGGACGCCGTCGGGCGGCCGCTGCTGGTCTACCGGGACGAGGCCACCGGTGAGCGGATCGAGTTGAGTGCCGCGGAGCTGGCCGACGGGGTCGCCCGGACCGCGAGCCTGCTGCGCGACGGGTGCGGGCTCACCGCCGGGGATCGGATCGCGGTGCTGCTGCCGCCGCACTGGCAGACCGCCGCCGTGGTGCTCGGTGCCTGGTCGATCGGTGTCGCGGTGTCGTACCGGTCATGGGCGACCGCGGGCCTGGACGACCGCGGTGGCACCGAGCCGCTGGACGCCGTGTTCGCGGCCCGCGACCGGGTGGGCAGCTGGCTGGAGACCGTGCCCGAGGCGCGGCACCGGTACGTCCTCGGCCTCGGCGCCCGGGACGCCGCCCTGGCCGAGGTCCCGGACGGCTACCTCGACTACGCCGCCGAGGTGGGCCGGTTCGCCGCCCACACCCCGGCATACCGGTCGATCGCGGGCACCGATCCGGCCACCCCCGACGGCACGACCTTCCAGGAGTGGGCCAGGTTGGCCGGCGGCATCGCGCACTGGCTGGAGCTGCGGCCCGGGGACCGGCTGCTGGTGGACACCGCCAGGCACGCCGACCCGGTGAGCTGGCTGCTGGCGCCGCTGGCGGCGCGGGCGACCCCGGTGATCGTCGCGAACCTCGGCCCGGACGCGGTGGACCGGATCGTCGCGGCCGAGGGCGTCACCCGCGTGCCCTGA
- a CDS encoding AI-2E family transporter, translating to MDSLRTTGAKAWSLVGIGLVAAAVVFLIILLKPLAVALGAALCVSLALTPAVDALARRGLKRGMLAGLAILLLLLVAVGVLLLVVKGLASQWSELSAALSKGVAQLRDVLASVGLAGSLAEAARTSVSTHAASLISGLGPPLGSLLGGLASLFIIGFVFLFTTFFMLKDGPAMARAAVPWVPLGPAWLAQIGKIIRGYVVGLTLLGAFNAAVVALGAFALGVPLIGTLIVITLLGNYVPYLGAWVAGAYAVLIALAAGGAQTALLMIVVVCLANGTLQTMLQPFAYGAALRMHRSRSCCPRSSAACSRASSAS from the coding sequence ATGGACTCCCTGCGTACGACCGGCGCGAAAGCCTGGTCCCTGGTCGGCATCGGACTGGTGGCCGCCGCCGTCGTCTTCCTGATCATCCTGCTGAAACCGCTGGCCGTCGCGCTCGGCGCCGCGCTGTGCGTGTCGCTGGCCCTCACCCCCGCCGTGGACGCCCTGGCCCGGCGCGGGCTCAAGCGCGGCATGCTGGCCGGGCTGGCGATCCTGCTGCTGCTCCTGGTCGCGGTCGGGGTGCTGCTGCTCGTCGTCAAAGGCCTGGCCAGCCAGTGGAGCGAGCTGTCGGCGGCCCTGAGCAAGGGCGTCGCCCAGCTGCGCGACGTGCTCGCGTCAGTGGGCCTGGCCGGCTCGCTGGCCGAAGCGGCCCGCACGTCGGTGTCCACGCACGCGGCGAGCCTGATCTCCGGCCTCGGCCCGCCGCTGGGCAGCCTGCTCGGCGGCCTGGCGAGCCTGTTCATCATCGGCTTCGTCTTCCTGTTCACGACCTTCTTCATGCTCAAGGACGGCCCGGCCATGGCCCGCGCGGCGGTGCCGTGGGTGCCGCTGGGCCCGGCGTGGCTGGCCCAGATCGGGAAGATCATCCGGGGGTACGTCGTCGGGCTGACCCTGCTCGGCGCGTTCAACGCCGCCGTGGTGGCGCTGGGCGCCTTCGCGCTGGGCGTGCCGCTGATCGGCACCCTCATCGTGATCACGCTGCTCGGCAACTACGTGCCGTACCTGGGGGCGTGGGTCGCCGGGGCGTACGCGGTGCTCATCGCGCTGGCGGCGGGCGGCGCCCAGACCGCGCTGCTCATGATCGTGGTGGTGTGCCTGGCCAACGGCACCCTCCAGACCATGCTGCAACCCTTCGCGTACGGCGCCGCCCTGCGCATGCACCGCTCACGATCCTGCTGTCCACGGTCGTCGGCGGCCTGCTCGCGGGCATCATCGGCGTCATGA
- a CDS encoding cytochrome d ubiquinol oxidase subunit II: protein MSTAGAVAAVLVIAITLYAWSGLADYGAGLWDLLAGDRDSGRRPRQLIDTAVTPVWEANHVWLIFIVILTWTAFGIAFASIMTTLFIPLCLALLGVVLRGASFALRKDAARAGRRHLAGWLFGLGSILTPFFLGAVLGGIVAGRVPVGNAAGNEITSWWNPVSVLTGVLAVATGAFLSAVYLVAEARRRDLPDLERYFWTRAVVMAVVGLAVGLAAAIALRGDNRQMFDRLVSRSIPLLLIGVIALGATMWLARRAVVRGLRVVAAAGVAALIWSWAVAQAPYLLPFTLTIADGAGAPATLRWLLIWAVIALLLVVPALALLYTLDQRTTDLGEDPTTSRPEPDLTR from the coding sequence ATGAGCACCGCGGGAGCCGTCGCCGCGGTCCTGGTCATCGCGATCACCCTGTATGCCTGGTCCGGCCTGGCCGACTACGGCGCCGGGCTCTGGGACCTGCTCGCCGGCGACCGCGACAGCGGCCGCCGCCCCCGCCAGCTCATCGACACCGCGGTCACGCCGGTGTGGGAGGCCAACCACGTCTGGCTGATCTTCATCGTGATCCTGACCTGGACCGCGTTCGGGATCGCGTTCGCCTCGATCATGACGACGCTGTTCATCCCACTGTGCCTGGCCCTGCTGGGTGTCGTGCTGCGCGGGGCCAGCTTCGCGCTGCGCAAGGACGCCGCCCGTGCCGGACGCCGCCACCTGGCGGGCTGGCTGTTCGGCCTCGGCTCGATCCTCACCCCGTTCTTCCTGGGCGCCGTGCTCGGCGGGATCGTCGCCGGGCGGGTCCCGGTCGGCAACGCCGCGGGCAACGAGATCACCAGCTGGTGGAACCCGGTCTCGGTGCTGACCGGCGTGCTCGCGGTGGCCACCGGCGCGTTCCTGTCGGCCGTGTACCTGGTCGCCGAGGCCCGCCGCCGCGACCTGCCCGACCTGGAGCGCTACTTCTGGACCCGGGCCGTGGTCATGGCGGTGGTCGGGCTGGCCGTCGGGCTGGCCGCCGCGATCGCGCTGCGCGGCGACAACCGGCAGATGTTCGACCGGCTCGTGAGCCGCAGCATCCCGTTGCTGCTCATCGGTGTGATCGCGCTGGGCGCGACGATGTGGCTGGCCCGCCGCGCGGTGGTGCGCGGGCTGCGCGTGGTCGCCGCCGCCGGGGTGGCCGCCCTGATCTGGTCCTGGGCGGTGGCGCAGGCGCCGTACCTGCTGCCGTTCACGCTCACCATCGCCGACGGCGCGGGCGCCCCCGCGACGCTGCGCTGGCTGCTGATCTGGGCGGTGATCGCGCTGCTGCTGGTCGTCCCGGCCCTGGCCCTGCTGTACACCCTCGACCAGCGCACCACCGACCTCGGCGAGGACCCGACCACCTCCCGCCCCGAACCCGACCTGACCCGTTAG